The following coding sequences lie in one Lysobacter capsici genomic window:
- the sctQ gene encoding type III secretion system cytoplasmic ring protein SctQ, translating into MDESHSPMTGHDSYSEAAAQAPAGSIRGRVPSLPLWQAQALCGLFGAAQRWPVRDGGWLSFAQAGAIDGEVVTLEGDGARIKLQLDSGLAIDTDTGLHWSDYQGRSRVLAWSLAHESQLVRLSQALDIALIPVVDDGNTSLHNLQTHNTASLDGLWLAFTIADGGGQVRVRGHLRIPPGWVERLLFRAEIFERARDDDSGGYRDWTDLPVPIALRWLGPQLRRAQWRQLRPGDVLVIGNYQRPPPVQAQVPGYAWPLLPVADGWRIDGPPLTLSTHQETSPMSDTDAAPESAEPNAPEVPVRLEFDLGRLECRYEDLAGFQPGYVFALPSRLEGANVVIRANGRDAGRGEIVAVGDTLGVRLLAWS; encoded by the coding sequence ATGGATGAATCGCACAGCCCGATGACGGGGCATGACAGTTATTCCGAAGCCGCGGCGCAGGCGCCGGCCGGATCGATCCGCGGCCGGGTGCCGTCGCTGCCGCTGTGGCAGGCGCAGGCGCTGTGCGGGTTGTTCGGCGCCGCGCAACGCTGGCCAGTGCGCGACGGCGGCTGGCTGAGCTTCGCCCAGGCCGGCGCGATCGACGGCGAAGTGGTCACCCTCGAAGGCGACGGCGCGCGGATCAAGCTGCAGCTCGACAGCGGGCTGGCGATCGATACCGACACCGGCCTGCACTGGAGCGACTACCAGGGCCGCTCGCGCGTGCTCGCCTGGAGCCTGGCGCACGAATCGCAGCTGGTGCGGCTGAGCCAGGCGCTCGACATCGCGCTGATCCCGGTGGTCGACGACGGCAACACCTCGCTGCACAACCTGCAAACCCACAACACCGCCAGCCTCGACGGCCTGTGGCTGGCCTTCACCATCGCCGACGGCGGCGGCCAGGTGCGCGTACGCGGCCATCTGCGCATCCCGCCGGGCTGGGTCGAACGGCTGTTGTTCCGCGCCGAAATCTTCGAACGTGCGCGCGACGACGACTCCGGCGGCTACCGCGACTGGACCGATCTGCCGGTGCCGATCGCGCTGCGCTGGCTAGGCCCGCAACTGCGCCGCGCGCAATGGCGCCAGCTGCGTCCCGGCGACGTGCTGGTGATCGGCAACTACCAACGGCCGCCGCCGGTGCAGGCGCAGGTACCGGGCTATGCCTGGCCGCTGCTGCCGGTCGCCGACGGCTGGCGCATCGACGGCCCGCCCTTGACCCTTTCCACGCATCAGGAGACTTCCCCGATGAGCGACACCGACGCCGCGCCCGAATCGGCCGAACCCAACGCACCGGAGGTTCCGGTCCGCCTCGAATTCGACCTGGGCCGGCTGGAATGCCGCTACGAGGACCTGGCCGGCTTCCAGCCCGGTTACGTGTTCGCGCTGCCCTCGCGGCTGGAAGGCGCGAACGTGGTGATCCGCGCCAACGGCCGCGACGCGGGGCGCGGCGAAATCGTCGCGGTCGGCGACACCCTGGGTGTTCGCCTGCTCGCCTGGAGCTGA
- a CDS encoding response regulator transcription factor: MTEARIYLVDDNDGFRESTAWLLETAGFEVQAYASGPAFLDAYAGERHGTQPCCLVSDIRMPLMSGLQLQEELRRRGIGLPLVFVTAHGDVPLAVEAMRKGASNFLEKPFSDEAVIDAIRAAIVNARNHAGSEAGDDRLAKLSPRERQVMDLVVASKPNKIIADVLGISVKTVELHRSNMMNKLGVRSLPELMKVALGHG; this comes from the coding sequence ATGACCGAAGCACGCATCTACCTGGTCGACGACAACGACGGCTTTCGCGAATCCACCGCGTGGTTGCTGGAAACGGCCGGTTTCGAAGTCCAGGCCTACGCCTCCGGGCCGGCGTTTCTGGACGCCTATGCCGGCGAGCGCCACGGCACCCAGCCGTGCTGCCTGGTCTCCGACATCCGCATGCCGCTGATGAGCGGGCTGCAGTTGCAGGAAGAACTGCGCCGGCGCGGGATCGGCCTGCCGCTGGTGTTCGTGACCGCGCACGGCGACGTGCCGCTCGCGGTCGAGGCAATGCGCAAGGGCGCGTCCAACTTTCTCGAAAAACCGTTCAGCGACGAGGCCGTGATCGATGCGATCCGCGCGGCGATCGTCAACGCGCGCAACCACGCCGGCAGCGAGGCCGGCGACGACCGGCTGGCCAAGCTCAGCCCGCGCGAGCGTCAGGTCATGGACCTGGTGGTGGCGAGCAAGCCGAACAAGATCATCGCCGACGTGCTCGGCATCAGCGTCAAGACCGTGGAGCTGCATCGATCGAACATGATGAACAAACTCGGAGTACGCTCGCTGCCCGAGCTGATGAAGGTGGCATTGGGCCATGGATGA
- a CDS encoding sensor histidine kinase, with protein sequence MGNAKTTRTGQRAAQLPAAIDPSAGLLGAVPFACAMFDADGALIAGNARYREEFGALPEHARRDALLALLQGDSGEGNDPREVLAPHSGRWYALHWGRAEHAAAPVEVLTAVDISERIETLDSHKNRQEKLLFTSRLMSVGEMAATLAHELNQPLAAIMNYLNGSLRLVEQAGGPVQVERALHAARTQAEHAAAVISRVREFVRAREPRRDAHELSRIADTVLELLRLEAERLQLRIDLGLPSNLAPVFADRVMIEQVLLNLVKNAIEAMREIPAARRELRIDARMNLDDQVEVRVSDRGAGLSPAEQDQLFSPFFTTKTDGLGIGLAICRSIIEYHEGRLFFEPREGGGSVFGFTLPRYEART encoded by the coding sequence ATGGGCAATGCCAAGACCACCCGCACCGGCCAGCGCGCCGCGCAGCTCCCGGCCGCGATCGACCCGTCCGCCGGCCTGCTCGGCGCGGTGCCGTTCGCCTGCGCGATGTTCGACGCCGACGGCGCCCTGATCGCCGGCAACGCGCGCTACCGCGAGGAATTCGGCGCGCTGCCCGAACACGCCCGGCGCGATGCGCTGCTGGCGCTGCTGCAGGGCGACAGCGGCGAGGGCAACGATCCGCGCGAGGTGTTGGCGCCGCACAGCGGCCGCTGGTACGCGCTGCACTGGGGCCGCGCCGAGCACGCCGCCGCGCCGGTCGAGGTGCTGACCGCGGTCGACATCAGCGAACGCATCGAGACCCTGGACTCACACAAGAACCGCCAGGAAAAACTGCTGTTCACCTCGCGCCTGATGTCGGTCGGCGAGATGGCCGCGACGCTCGCGCACGAGTTGAATCAACCGCTCGCGGCGATCATGAATTATCTGAACGGAAGTCTGCGCCTGGTCGAACAGGCCGGCGGCCCGGTCCAGGTCGAACGCGCGCTGCACGCCGCGCGCACCCAGGCCGAACACGCCGCGGCGGTGATTTCGCGAGTGCGCGAGTTCGTGCGCGCGCGCGAGCCACGGCGCGACGCCCACGAGCTGAGCCGGATCGCCGACACCGTGCTGGAGCTGCTGCGGCTGGAAGCCGAGCGCTTGCAGCTGCGCATCGACCTGGGCCTGCCGTCCAACCTCGCGCCGGTGTTCGCCGATCGGGTGATGATCGAGCAAGTGCTGCTGAACCTGGTCAAGAACGCGATCGAGGCGATGCGCGAAATCCCCGCGGCGCGGCGCGAATTGCGCATCGACGCGCGGATGAACCTCGACGACCAGGTCGAAGTGCGCGTGTCCGACCGCGGCGCCGGCCTGAGCCCGGCCGAACAGGACCAGCTGTTCTCGCCGTTCTTCACCACCAAGACCGACGGCCTGGGCATCGGCCTGGCGATCTGCCGCTCGATCATCGAATACCACGAGGGCCGGCTGTTCTTCGAACCGCGCGAAGGCGGCGGCAGCGTGTTCGGGTTTACCTTGCCCCGCTATGAGGCTCGTACTTGA
- a CDS encoding FliO/MopB family protein, producing the protein MFFEFISILLPVAVVIAALLAVLHYLRKRHGLSGRDAPLSILQILPVGPRERIVVLRTRSGRALAVGVAGQSLNLIAELDPADIAPAVAAMVSTATASVPAVAASTEHES; encoded by the coding sequence ATGTTCTTCGAGTTCATCTCGATCCTGCTGCCGGTCGCGGTGGTCATCGCCGCGCTGCTCGCGGTGCTGCATTACCTGCGCAAGCGCCACGGGTTGAGCGGGCGCGATGCGCCGCTGTCGATCCTGCAGATCCTCCCCGTCGGCCCCCGCGAACGTATCGTCGTGCTGCGCACGCGCAGCGGACGCGCGCTGGCGGTGGGCGTGGCCGGGCAATCGCTGAACCTGATCGCCGAACTCGACCCCGCGGACATCGCGCCGGCGGTTGCCGCGATGGTTTCAACCGCAACTGCTTCTGTGCCGGCCGTCGCAGCTTCGACCGAACACGAATCCTGA
- a CDS encoding FHIPEP family type III secretion protein, whose translation MRALLSSLMAAPPGTLPRRRAGYSDVILAIGAVTIIAVMILPLPLAIIDTLVAINIAIGFGLLLIALYIPTPVAFSSFPSVLLLTTLFRLSLSIAITRSILLEANGGHIVETFGSLVAGGNLVVGFVVFLIITVVQFIVIAKGAERVAEVAARFTLDAMPGKQLSIDSDLRAGMLDKDEAKKKRRLLEVESQLHGSLDGAMKFVKGDAIAGIVIIIINLLGGLAIGVLQKGMPLADATHTYSILTIGDGLVSQIPAILATIAAGLVVTRTAGDEDDRHLGESITRQVTGQPRVLLITGCLAFLMIFVPGFPKLVFLALSIVLLGFAAWRYRHGSAVLRRAFKVPEGERGIDEKVVNEDEIAPPAPLQLELSPTLAAAFGENLTRERIVDVARRLRDEYGVPLPVPVIKIAADLDNGDGLGGYRLTAFGARIAFGRLSPNAQFRPARLGDANAPKLPGFFPPLAGEWTGQAGADIRDGLTTVIEHSRAALERRMGSFIGIQETSNLFGKMQRDYPDLVKEMLRVVAPQRVADVLRRLVEEGVPIRNLRDAFEAITDVGGREKDVVLLTEYVRVALKREIADRYADSDRTMQVLLIHPELEDRLRQSVRVAGGATQLAISPELAGRLGSEVRAHLGRQAEGVKPVLLCSLDVRRHLRKLLEIDFFELPVLSYQELAPDLRIVQAGQVNA comes from the coding sequence ATGCGAGCACTGCTGAGTTCCCTGATGGCCGCGCCGCCCGGCACGCTTCCGCGTCGCCGCGCCGGTTACAGCGACGTGATCCTGGCCATCGGCGCGGTCACCATCATCGCGGTGATGATCCTGCCGCTGCCGCTGGCGATCATCGACACCCTGGTCGCGATCAACATCGCCATCGGCTTCGGCCTGCTGCTGATCGCGCTGTACATCCCAACGCCCGTGGCGTTCTCCAGTTTCCCCAGCGTGCTGCTGCTGACCACGCTGTTCCGGCTGTCGCTGTCGATCGCGATCACCCGCTCGATCCTGCTCGAGGCCAACGGCGGTCACATCGTCGAAACCTTCGGCAGTCTGGTCGCCGGCGGCAACCTGGTGGTCGGCTTCGTGGTGTTCCTGATCATCACCGTGGTCCAGTTCATCGTCATCGCCAAGGGCGCCGAGCGCGTGGCCGAGGTCGCCGCGCGTTTCACCCTCGATGCGATGCCCGGCAAGCAGCTGTCGATCGACTCGGACCTGCGCGCGGGCATGCTCGACAAGGACGAGGCCAAGAAGAAGCGCCGCCTGCTGGAGGTCGAAAGCCAGCTGCACGGCAGCCTCGACGGCGCGATGAAGTTCGTGAAGGGCGACGCCATCGCCGGCATCGTCATCATCATCATCAACCTGCTCGGCGGCCTGGCCATCGGCGTGCTGCAGAAGGGCATGCCGCTGGCGGACGCGACCCACACCTACAGCATCCTGACCATCGGCGACGGCCTGGTTTCGCAGATTCCGGCGATCCTGGCGACGATCGCCGCCGGCCTGGTGGTGACCCGCACCGCCGGCGACGAGGACGACCGCCACCTGGGCGAATCGATCACCCGCCAGGTCACCGGCCAACCGCGCGTGCTGCTGATCACCGGCTGCCTCGCGTTCTTGATGATCTTCGTGCCGGGCTTTCCGAAGCTGGTGTTCCTGGCCTTGTCGATCGTGCTGCTGGGCTTCGCCGCCTGGCGCTATCGCCACGGTTCGGCGGTGCTGCGGCGCGCGTTCAAGGTCCCCGAGGGCGAGCGCGGCATCGACGAGAAAGTCGTCAACGAAGACGAGATCGCGCCGCCCGCGCCGTTGCAGCTGGAGCTGTCGCCGACCCTGGCGGCCGCGTTCGGCGAAAACCTCACCCGCGAGCGCATCGTCGACGTCGCGCGCCGCCTGCGCGACGAGTACGGCGTGCCGTTGCCGGTGCCGGTGATCAAGATCGCCGCCGACCTCGACAACGGCGACGGCCTGGGCGGCTATCGCCTGACCGCGTTCGGCGCGCGCATCGCGTTCGGGCGGCTGTCGCCCAACGCGCAGTTCCGTCCGGCCCGGCTCGGCGACGCCAACGCGCCCAAGCTGCCGGGGTTCTTCCCGCCGCTGGCGGGCGAGTGGACCGGTCAGGCCGGCGCGGATATCCGCGACGGCCTGACCACGGTGATCGAGCATTCGCGCGCGGCGCTGGAACGGCGCATGGGCAGCTTCATCGGCATCCAGGAGACCTCGAACCTGTTCGGCAAGATGCAGCGCGACTACCCGGACCTGGTCAAGGAAATGCTGCGCGTGGTCGCGCCGCAACGGGTCGCCGACGTGCTGCGCCGGCTGGTCGAGGAAGGCGTGCCGATCCGCAATCTGCGCGACGCCTTCGAAGCGATCACCGATGTCGGCGGGCGCGAGAAGGACGTGGTGCTGCTGACCGAATACGTGCGCGTGGCGCTCAAGCGCGAAATCGCCGATCGCTACGCCGACAGCGACCGCACCATGCAGGTGCTGCTGATCCATCCTGAATTGGAGGACCGCCTGCGCCAATCGGTGCGGGTGGCCGGCGGCGCGACCCAGCTGGCGATTTCGCCGGAACTGGCCGGCCGCCTGGGCAGCGAGGTGCGCGCGCATCTGGGCCGCCAAGCTGAAGGCGTTAAGCCGGTGCTGTTGTGTTCACTGGATGTTCGCCGTCATCTACGCAAGCTGCTGGAGATCGATTTCTTCGAACTGCCGGTGCTGTCCTATCAGGAACTCGCACCTGACCTGCGCATCGTGCAGGCAGGCCAGGTCAATGCCTGA
- a CDS encoding FHA domain-containing protein, which yields MSIDEDPNTSGPVTPTDGAAPAGDAGKSALDAKADARSEIPRSEIRITPAISVLRVVSGLHTGASRPLSAQETVLIGSSGDCDIVLSDPGVAPRHAFLTRMGGTVSLRALDAPLTIDGQTLNPGDPAELSAMQRVDMGGASIAVGAAEDPGWATMLPNMGELAKPAKSSMRHLPLIAGLAALSLVSVAIAAAVMPGFEKKPTPKEVVQPLIKEFSIAGGRLVENDDGSLVLSGTVKDATVREMIRKRLVTDEVEARLDLRTGDDIAGDVREVLRSQGLTTQTRYLGNGDVEVIGRFENEDVFKRAVASRAMQDVNGVRRVIPRNLADEGHPAGPTVAAPEVKKAPVSAEPTRIVQIVRGGANPHVIDVDGHEYAVGDVMPDGRSLIAIGDKAWALNKLTGMTDQLKAQPLTAEEQAAAAAAASGVPAAAPGTAPTATATATNATPAAPVAPVSPAATPAARPPATPADKRSDNPFSVSEAPAKPAGRRE from the coding sequence ATGTCCATCGACGAAGATCCGAACACTTCAGGTCCGGTCACCCCGACCGACGGCGCGGCGCCTGCCGGCGACGCCGGCAAGAGCGCGCTCGACGCCAAGGCCGACGCTCGCAGCGAGATCCCGCGCAGCGAAATCCGCATCACCCCCGCGATCAGCGTGCTGCGTGTGGTCTCCGGCCTGCATACCGGCGCCAGCCGGCCGTTGTCGGCGCAGGAAACCGTGCTGATCGGCAGCAGCGGCGACTGCGACATCGTGCTGTCCGATCCCGGCGTCGCGCCGCGTCACGCGTTTCTGACCCGCATGGGCGGCACGGTGTCGCTGCGCGCGCTCGATGCGCCGCTGACGATCGACGGCCAGACCCTGAATCCGGGCGATCCGGCCGAGTTGAGCGCGATGCAGCGCGTCGACATGGGCGGCGCGTCGATCGCGGTCGGCGCCGCCGAAGACCCGGGCTGGGCGACGATGCTGCCGAACATGGGCGAGCTGGCCAAACCGGCGAAATCCTCGATGCGTCATCTGCCGCTGATCGCCGGCCTGGCCGCGCTGTCGCTGGTGTCGGTGGCGATCGCCGCGGCGGTGATGCCGGGTTTCGAGAAAAAGCCCACGCCCAAAGAAGTGGTCCAGCCGCTGATCAAGGAATTCTCGATCGCCGGCGGCCGCCTGGTCGAAAACGACGACGGCAGCCTGGTGCTGTCGGGCACGGTCAAGGACGCCACGGTGCGCGAGATGATCCGCAAGCGCCTGGTTACCGATGAAGTCGAGGCGCGGCTGGACCTGCGCACCGGCGACGACATCGCCGGCGACGTGCGCGAAGTGCTGCGCAGCCAGGGCCTGACCACGCAGACGCGTTACCTGGGCAACGGCGATGTCGAAGTGATCGGCCGGTTCGAGAACGAGGACGTGTTCAAGCGCGCGGTGGCGTCGCGGGCGATGCAGGACGTCAACGGCGTGCGCCGGGTGATTCCGCGCAATCTCGCCGACGAAGGCCATCCGGCCGGGCCGACCGTGGCCGCGCCCGAGGTCAAGAAGGCGCCGGTCAGCGCCGAACCGACCCGGATAGTGCAGATCGTGCGCGGCGGCGCCAACCCGCACGTGATCGATGTCGACGGCCACGAGTACGCGGTCGGCGACGTGATGCCCGATGGCCGCAGCCTGATCGCGATCGGCGACAAGGCCTGGGCGCTGAACAAGCTGACCGGGATGACCGACCAGCTCAAGGCGCAGCCGCTGACCGCCGAAGAGCAGGCCGCCGCAGCCGCGGCCGCCAGCGGCGTGCCGGCCGCCGCGCCGGGCACAGCACCGACCGCGACCGCGACCGCGACCAACGCCACCCCGGCCGCGCCCGTCGCGCCGGTGAGCCCGGCCGCCACGCCCGCTGCCCGCCCGCCCGCGACGCCGGCGGACAAGCGCAGCGACAACCCGTTCAGTGTTTCCGAGGCGCCCGCGAAGCCGGCCGGGAGGCGTGAGTGA
- the sctJ gene encoding type III secretion system inner membrane ring lipoprotein SctJ, with amino-acid sequence MAALLACLLIVGCTRTPLYSQLDEQQANELMAALLDAGIPAEKDPSPSKTGWEVMVNRGDIPYAMQVLTSRGLPRAKYSSLGDVFKKEGFASSALEEKARYLYGLSQELQRTLTRIDGVVEARVHIALPDRDPLGGNVQDSSASVLIFERPGQSLRDRETDIKVFVKDSVEGLDDVNKVTVKFFTVTAPPKAHQSGGPLNAVIGSIDLSAVIIGAGVLVVLAIVAFFFGRLRSRFAPAAAAAPTNARSGVWNG; translated from the coding sequence ATGGCGGCCCTGCTGGCCTGCCTGCTGATCGTCGGCTGTACGCGCACGCCGCTGTACAGCCAGCTCGACGAGCAACAGGCCAATGAACTGATGGCGGCCCTGCTCGATGCGGGGATTCCGGCCGAAAAGGATCCCTCGCCGAGCAAGACCGGCTGGGAGGTCATGGTCAACCGCGGCGATATCCCCTACGCGATGCAGGTGCTGACCTCGCGCGGCCTGCCGCGCGCGAAGTACAGCTCGCTCGGCGACGTGTTCAAGAAGGAAGGCTTCGCCTCCTCCGCGCTGGAGGAAAAGGCGCGCTATCTGTACGGCCTGTCGCAGGAACTGCAGCGCACCCTGACCCGCATCGACGGCGTGGTCGAGGCGCGCGTGCATATCGCCCTGCCCGACCGCGACCCACTCGGCGGCAACGTGCAGGACTCCTCGGCCTCGGTGCTGATCTTCGAGCGCCCCGGCCAGAGCCTGCGCGACCGCGAAACCGACATCAAAGTGTTCGTCAAGGACAGCGTCGAGGGCCTGGACGACGTCAACAAGGTCACGGTCAAGTTCTTCACCGTGACCGCACCGCCGAAGGCGCATCAGTCCGGCGGTCCGCTCAACGCGGTGATCGGCTCGATCGACCTGAGCGCGGTGATCATCGGCGCCGGCGTGCTGGTGGTGCTGGCGATCGTGGCGTTCTTCTTCGGCCGCCTGCGCTCGCGCTTCGCGCCGGCCGCCGCGGCCGCGCCGACCAACGCACGCAGCGGGGTCTGGAACGGATGA
- a CDS encoding FliH/SctL family protein gives MHADPLSADLSSSASATAGTGLTDGPRRIEPQRATGTVVVFERKQFERAVAGTIVPAKQWNAIGELDQTLARVNALYAEAGDEIKQAREAGYAAGFAEGLARAQQQMAQQLADLNERRARVLADAGSRVTELACAIVARISPEFDARSVVPPLVMHAVEAAQAEQFLLIRVHPSVREDVAKGLGLVRQAHPVVGVIELVDDESLDKLSCVVVSEVGEVRAGVAQQIEAIRVALSGAEYGAEHSE, from the coding sequence ATGCACGCCGATCCGCTCTCCGCCGACCTGTCGTCTTCCGCGTCCGCCACGGCGGGCACGGGTTTGACCGACGGTCCGCGCCGGATCGAACCGCAGCGCGCCACCGGTACGGTGGTGGTGTTCGAGCGCAAGCAATTCGAACGCGCGGTCGCCGGCACCATCGTGCCGGCCAAGCAGTGGAACGCGATCGGCGAACTCGATCAGACCCTGGCCCGGGTCAACGCGCTGTACGCCGAGGCCGGCGACGAGATCAAGCAGGCGCGCGAAGCCGGTTACGCGGCCGGGTTCGCCGAAGGCCTGGCGCGCGCGCAGCAACAGATGGCGCAGCAGCTGGCCGACCTCAACGAACGCCGCGCGCGCGTGCTCGCCGACGCCGGCAGCCGCGTCACCGAACTGGCCTGCGCGATCGTCGCGCGGATCTCGCCCGAATTCGACGCGCGCAGCGTGGTGCCGCCGCTGGTCATGCACGCGGTCGAGGCCGCGCAGGCCGAGCAGTTCCTGCTGATCCGCGTGCATCCAAGCGTGCGCGAGGACGTCGCCAAGGGCCTGGGCCTGGTGCGCCAGGCGCATCCGGTGGTCGGGGTGATCGAACTAGTCGACGACGAAAGCCTGGACAAGCTCAGCTGCGTGGTGGTGTCGGAAGTCGGCGAAGTGCGCGCCGGCGTGGCCCAGCAGATCGAAGCGATCCGGGTCGCGCTGTCGGGCGCCGAGTACGGCGCGGAGCACAGCGAATGA
- a CDS encoding FliI/YscN family ATPase yields the protein MSSVQRTILQPVAAPVPQQDPLIAALARVPNVVRIGKVAEAYGTMIRATGLKAMIGELCELRSPRDRNFRLTAEVVGVSRQYTLLTPLGALDGVAHDTEVIATGRQASVRAGDGLLGRILDANGDPIDGRGGFGPTVQIPIYAASPNPLARTLIDRPFATGVRAIDTVMTAGVGQRLGIFAVAGGGKSTLLGMLARGGDADVNVIALVGERGREVNEFIQDNLGEAGLKKSIIVVATSDRPALERSRAAWVATAIAEYFRDRGQRVMLLVDSVTRFARALRDVGLAIGEPPARRGFPPSVFSAMPRLFERAGNNDKGSITAFYTVLMEGEDGDDPVAEEVRSILDGHIVLSRKLAAAYHYPAIDVLTSLSRTMPRVADDGHQRAAGQLRKYLAKHQDIELLLQLGEYKRGSDAEADIAIEKIEPIRKLLKQSAGDLADYKQSVDALRRLFG from the coding sequence ATGAGCAGCGTGCAGCGCACCATCCTGCAACCGGTCGCCGCGCCGGTGCCGCAACAGGACCCGCTGATCGCGGCGCTGGCGCGCGTGCCCAACGTGGTGCGCATCGGCAAGGTCGCCGAGGCCTACGGCACGATGATCCGCGCCACCGGCCTGAAGGCGATGATCGGCGAACTGTGCGAACTGCGCAGCCCGCGCGACCGCAATTTCCGCCTGACCGCCGAAGTGGTCGGCGTGTCGCGCCAGTACACCTTGCTGACCCCGCTGGGCGCGCTCGACGGCGTGGCCCACGACACCGAAGTCATCGCCACCGGCCGCCAGGCCTCGGTGCGCGCCGGCGACGGGCTGCTCGGCCGCATTCTCGACGCCAACGGCGATCCGATCGACGGTCGCGGCGGGTTCGGCCCGACCGTGCAGATCCCGATCTACGCCGCCTCGCCCAATCCGCTCGCGCGCACCTTGATCGACCGTCCGTTCGCCACCGGCGTGCGCGCGATCGACACGGTGATGACCGCCGGCGTCGGCCAGCGCCTGGGCATCTTCGCCGTCGCCGGCGGCGGCAAGAGCACCTTGCTCGGCATGCTCGCGCGTGGCGGCGACGCCGACGTCAACGTGATCGCGCTGGTCGGCGAACGCGGCCGCGAAGTCAACGAATTCATCCAGGACAACCTGGGCGAAGCGGGCCTGAAGAAATCCATCATCGTCGTCGCCACCTCCGACCGGCCCGCGCTCGAACGCAGCCGCGCGGCCTGGGTCGCGACCGCGATCGCCGAGTATTTCCGCGACCGCGGCCAGCGGGTGATGCTGCTGGTCGATTCGGTCACGCGGTTCGCCCGCGCCTTGCGCGACGTCGGCCTGGCGATCGGCGAACCGCCGGCGCGGCGCGGCTTTCCGCCGTCGGTGTTCAGCGCCATGCCGCGTTTGTTCGAACGCGCCGGCAACAACGACAAGGGCAGCATCACCGCGTTCTACACCGTGCTGATGGAAGGCGAGGACGGCGACGATCCGGTCGCCGAGGAAGTGCGCTCGATCCTCGACGGCCACATCGTGCTGTCGCGAAAACTCGCCGCGGCGTATCACTACCCGGCGATCGACGTGCTGACCAGCCTGAGCCGCACCATGCCGCGGGTCGCCGACGACGGTCACCAGCGCGCCGCCGGGCAACTGCGCAAGTACCTGGCTAAGCACCAGGACATCGAACTGCTGCTGCAACTGGGCGAGTACAAGCGCGGCAGCGACGCCGAGGCCGACATCGCGATTGAGAAGATCGAGCCGATCCGCAAACTGCTCAAGCAATCGGCCGGCGATCTGGCCGACTACAAACAATCCGTCGACGCGCTGCGCAGGTTGTTCGGATGA
- a CDS encoding EscF/YscF/HrpA family type III secretion system needle major subunit: MSNDVNALFVNSLATQEVRGKTEEAKAGGGKGWLYAIAELTGKLADKKAADMTKAIEGLPADAKPSDMLKTQAEVSEFQLMMNTFTNVVKTLGDTNAQASRKS, encoded by the coding sequence ATGAGCAACGACGTCAACGCCCTCTTCGTCAACTCGCTGGCCACCCAGGAAGTCCGCGGCAAGACCGAGGAAGCCAAGGCCGGTGGCGGCAAGGGCTGGCTGTATGCGATCGCCGAACTGACCGGCAAGCTGGCCGACAAGAAGGCCGCCGACATGACCAAGGCGATCGAAGGCCTGCCGGCCGACGCGAAGCCGAGCGACATGCTCAAGACGCAGGCCGAAGTGTCCGAGTTCCAGCTGATGATGAACACCTTCACCAACGTGGTGAAGACGCTCGGCGACACCAACGCGCAGGCTTCCCGCAAGAGCTGA